Genomic window (Streptobacillus felis):
CAGATAAAGATAAAATTGAAAATATTAAAATTCCCATTAAAAATATTTTTTTCATTTAATCACCTCTTTTTGCTACTTATTTTAATATATCAAAAAAAAGTTGATAATGCAAGAAAAATAGCATAAACATTGACTTTGCACTCTGTGTCTTATTTATATTTTTCCCTCTATTTTTATGTATTTTATTTAATTTATTTTTTTCAGTGTTAAAATGATTTGAAAATAAAAAAACATGAACATAGGTTCATGTCTTTTACTATTTTTATTTGTTTTGTTAATAATATTAACGTTTTGAGAATTGTGGGCTTCTTCTTGCTTTTTTCTTCCCGTATTTTTTTCTTTCAACCATACGTGAATCTCTTGTTAAGAATCCAGCTTCTCTTAATCCAGCTTTTAATTCAGAATCATTTTCTACTAAAGCTCTTGAAATACCTAATCTTATAGCTCCTGCTTGACCAGTATTTCCTCCACCATGTACCGTAACATTTACACCAAATTTATTTAATGTTCCTGTTAATTCTAATGGTTGTTCAACTATTTTTGCTAAGATTTCTCTTCCTGCAAAAAATTCTCTCATGTCTTTACCGTTAATTACAACACCTGTTTGTCCTGGGATTAATCTTACTCTTGCTACTGAAGTTTTTCTTCTACCTGTTCCTAAAAATTGTTTACTCACTTAAATACCTCCCTATAATTCCATTTTTGTAGGTTTTTGAGCTTCATTTGAATGAGTTGGTCCTACATTTAATTTTAGTCTGTTAATCATTTGTCTTCCTAATTTGTTTTTAGGTAACATTCTTTCAACAGCTTTTCTTAATACTTCAGTTGGTTTTTTTGCAAGCATTTCTTCTAAACTTCTAGTTTTTAATCCTCCAGGGTATCCACTATGTCTGTAATATTTTTTATCAGTTAATTTTTTACCTGTTACAGCAATTTTTTCTGCATTAACTACTACTACATAATCTCCACCGTCAACGTGTGGTGTGTAACTTACTTTATCTTTTCCAATTAATTTTTTAGCAATTTCTACTGCTAATTTTCCAAGTACTAATCCTTCAGCATCAACTAAATGCCAATTTCTTACTACTTCTTCTTTTTTTTGCATTTTTGTATCTTTATTCACTTCTATCCTCCTAAAATTTTTTGGTGAATAACGGTTCCTTTGTGGGAAAGGAAATTTTACTATATTAGTA
Coding sequences:
- the rpsI gene encoding 30S ribosomal protein S9, which translates into the protein MSKQFLGTGRRKTSVARVRLIPGQTGVVINGKDMREFFAGREILAKIVEQPLELTGTLNKFGVNVTVHGGGNTGQAGAIRLGISRALVENDSELKAGLREAGFLTRDSRMVERKKYGKKKARRSPQFSKR
- the rplM gene encoding 50S ribosomal protein L13, coding for MNKDTKMQKKEEVVRNWHLVDAEGLVLGKLAVEIAKKLIGKDKVSYTPHVDGGDYVVVVNAEKIAVTGKKLTDKKYYRHSGYPGGLKTRSLEEMLAKKPTEVLRKAVERMLPKNKLGRQMINRLKLNVGPTHSNEAQKPTKMEL